A window of the Gemmatimonadales bacterium genome harbors these coding sequences:
- a CDS encoding methyltransferase domain-containing protein, producing the protein VTRLWRLAADARVTTYPMFRDRGKSWDVWRAVNHCLEAVPKEGAVLDVGAWQSEVLWALRRAGYGNLAGCDTGPRVRRMPGAGTIEYVAEDFFALDRPEHSLTALTCLSAIEHGMDAEAFFTRAARLLGPGGRLLLTTDYWPTPIHTEGLSAFGRPWTIASRGTVEAWIAFAGKLGLEPDGPVSLEAGDAPIRWNRGNYTFLWLALAKRD; encoded by the coding sequence CGTCACGCGCCTCTGGCGCCTCGCGGCGGACGCGCGGGTGACCACGTATCCCATGTTCCGGGACCGCGGGAAATCGTGGGACGTGTGGCGCGCCGTGAACCACTGCCTGGAAGCGGTGCCCAAAGAGGGCGCCGTCCTCGACGTCGGGGCGTGGCAGTCCGAGGTGCTGTGGGCGCTTCGGCGCGCCGGCTACGGCAACCTCGCAGGCTGCGACACCGGCCCGCGCGTTCGCCGGATGCCGGGCGCGGGGACGATCGAGTACGTAGCGGAGGATTTCTTCGCGCTCGACCGGCCGGAGCACTCGCTCACCGCGCTCACCTGCCTGTCCGCGATCGAGCACGGCATGGACGCCGAGGCGTTCTTCACCCGCGCGGCCCGGCTGCTCGGCCCCGGTGGCAGGCTCCTGCTCACCACCGACTACTGGCCAACACCCATCCATACCGAAGGCCTCTCCGCCTTCGGCCGTCCGTGGACGATCGCCTCACGCGGTACCGTCGAGGCGTGGATCGCCTTCGCCGGGAAGCTCGGGCTCGAGCCGGACGGCCCCGTGTCGCTCGAGGCCGGCGACGCCCCCATCCGGTGGAACCGCGGCAACTACACATTCCTATGGCTGGCGCTGGCGAAGCGCGACTAG